One Oryza brachyantha chromosome 3, ObraRS2, whole genome shotgun sequence DNA segment encodes these proteins:
- the LOC107305361 gene encoding uncharacterized protein LOC107305361 — MRMPAHASVAEGDREENRSLLLGAEQQQQQLFSSSWSPVQDLKASSRLQAVFSSSVTTARCLCFPVLIWRIRRVPSHIQRRIVTTLSRKVRIPGMSCASCVVTALPGVARAVSDPFSCSLALARLVCPCGVVAPPAFVLCL; from the exons atgcGGATG cCTGCACATGCATCGGTTGCTGAGGGAGATCGAGAAGAAAACAGGAGCTTGCTGCTTggtgcagagcagcagcagcagcagttgttttcctcctcttg GTCACCGGTTCAAGATTTGAAGGCTAGTAGCAGGCTGCAAgctgttttctcttcttcggTGACAACAGCTCGGTGTCTTTGCTTCCCTGTTTTG ATTTGGAGAATCCGGAGAGTACCGAGCCATATCCAGAGGAGGATAGTGACTACCCTCAGCAGGAAG GTGAGGATTCCGGGTATGAGTTGTGCTTCTTGTGTGGTCACTGCTCTGCCGGGGGTGGCGAGGGCAGTGAGTGATCCCTTCTCTTGCAGCTTGGCTCTTGCCCGGTTGGTTTGCCCTTGTGGGGTTGTGGCACCGCCGGCTTTcgttttatgcttatga